CGGAACCGGACCGGCGCTCGCCGGCGTGGTTGCGAAGCCGGGCTCGAGCGATTGGGGTCTTTTCCGTAGCATCAGCCGCGGCGTGCCTGGAACAGCGATGCCGCCGCAGCAGCTATCGGACGAATCGGTCTGGCAGCTCGTCACATACGTGCGATCGCTCACGGCTGCCGAGGCTGCTCCCCGACGTGCCGAGCTCGAGGCGTCGCGACGTGCAACGCCGACGGTGAGCGGCAACCGCCTCCTCCGCACCGACGCGGAGCCAGGCAACTGGCTGACCTACTCCGGTGCATATCACGGCGGGCGACACAGCCGGCTGACGGAGATGACAGCGGGAAACGTGACCCAGTTGAAGCTCGCCTGGGCGGTCCAACTCCCAACACGCGGAGAGAAGTACGCTGGCATTTTCAGTTCACGCCTCACGACGAGCACGACTGGGGGGCCGCGCAGATTCCGATGTTGGCCGATCTCGACCTGGGAAACGTGAGACGACGTCTCCTGCTCTGGGCCAATCGAAACGCCTTCTACTACGTGCTCGATCGCGAGACGGGCGACTATCTGCACGGGACGCCGTTTGCGAGGCAGAACTGGGCCGTGCGCCTCGATCAAGCTGGGCGTCCGCAGGTACGGCCGGACGCACGGCCAAGCGAGCAAGGCCCCCTCGTGTATCCGGGCGTCACGGGCGGCACCAACTGGTGGTCGCCGTCGTTCAGCCCGGAGACCCGTCTCGTCTATGTGCCGGTGCTCGAGCGCCCGAACCTGTTCTTCCAGGACGACGCGCCATGGGTCCAGGGCGAGCTGTTCCTGGGCGGCGCCACCCAGCAGGTGCCGCACCTGCCGTGGTACAAGGCAGTGCGGGCTCTCGACGCGCTCGATGGTGCGCTGAAGTGGGAGTACCGCTTGCCAGAGGACGACAAGGGCGATATGGGTGGGGTGCTCTCGACCGCCGGAGGCCTGGTCTTCGCCGGCAACAACACGATCTTCTACGCGCTCGACGCCCACACGGGCCGCGAGCTCTGGAGCTCGTCGCTCGGCGGGCGGATTATCGCGGCGCCCGTCACCTTCGAGGTCGACGGCCGACAAATGGTCACCATCGCCGCGGGCCAAACGCTGTTTACGTTCTCCCTACCGGAGCAGCTCCCTTGATCCCTTGATCCCTTGATCCCTTGATCCCTCGATCCCTCGATCCCTCGATCCCTCGATCCCTTGATCCCTTGATCCCTCGATCCCTCGATCCCTCGATCCCTTGATCCCTTGATCCCTTGATCCCTTAATACTCATACATACTCCTGAGCCGAAGCGTGCGGTAGGCGGCAATCCCTGCGCGAAGACCGAAGGTGGCGCCACTGCCGGCTCCGAGCTCCGTCAGGTCGCTGAAGCGGGCCTCCACCGATCCCGAGCCGAAGGCAAAGTTCCCATTCGATAGCTGCTGCGCGCTGCCGAGACGGTCCGAGTAGACGCCCAGGTCTGCGTTGACGCGGAGCGTGGCAATCCCGCGCGCCTCGTCGAGAGCGTAGACCTGCCCACGGCTATTGCACGATCCCTCGGCGTTGGCGCACCGGGTGTTGCCGTTGTCGTAGACCGCGATCGTCGTGGGGTTGATATAACTCGCGTCGTGCTGGTGGCTGAACCACGGATGTGGATCCTGCGAAACGACCGTGAAATCGCCGTCCTGGCCGAGCCGCCAGATGACGTCGCCCGAGCCCATGCCGTCGCGGTAGTCCACCTTCACGATCCAGTCCTGATGCCGCATCGAGATGATGAGGTTCCCGTCCGCAGGCGCATAGGCCAGCGAGTTGGAGTGCAGCCAATCGTGCGCGAACGGTGACGAGGCGGCGCAAGCCGCCCCGTATGCGGCGAGGCAGTTCTCGTTCAACACGGCTGCGCGGCTCGTGTCGAGGTGATCGAATGCGTTCCAAGTCCACGCTACTTGCAGATTCGCGTCGAGGGCAATCACCATGTCGGCGAGCATCGGCTGGTCTGGGAGCACGCCGGACCGCTCGAGCATCCCGAGCACGAGCGTCTGACCGTTGGGGAAGCGGACCGCGTCATGATGCAGGGCACGCACCGCCTCGTCGCCGCGCGCGCGAAGCTGCTCGTTGATGCGCGACATCGGTGTCTGACGAATCGTGTTGCCGGCGAGGTCGATCTCCACGAGCACATGGTCCCGCCCATTGCAGCACGCTGCTAACATCAGCATGCTTCCGCCTGGCACCGGGCGCGTCACGTAGGCAAAGGTTCCTCGAACGGCGAGGCGATCGTAGTACCAGATCAGGCGCCCTGCGAGATCGGTGGCAATTGGGAAATTGCTGGTCGGCCTGGCCGCGTCGAGGACGGCATGCAAAACGACGGCCTCCCGCGAGCTGGTCTCCAGATCAGGTGGATCCAGGACCTCCATGCCTGGCATGGTGATCGGCGAACTGCCGGTCGTGAACTGCGTGACCTGGCTCCTGAGCGTCACGAAGCCTTCAGTGACAGCGTGCCGCATCCAATATGTCTGTTGAGGACGCATCCCGGCAACGTAGAAGCTCAGGCTCCGATCCGCGACGCAGTCCTTGGTGCTCGTGCGCGTCCAGGAGAAGCTGGCCTCCTCGGCGAGCTCCACGAACACTCGCTTGCCCTCCGAGCAGGGCGGCACGTTATAGAGCGCAACCAGCGGATGGCTCGTCGTCGTCACAACGGCTCGCGAGCCCGTTGTGCGTGAGACGATCGTGAACGGTGCCACCCGCTCGACCCGTGTGAGACCAGCTCGGGCCACTACTCTGATTGAGAACACACCTTCGTCGAGCGGTGTCCAGGAGAAAGCGTTCACATCCTGAAAGTCTCTGACGATGACGTAGTCGCCCGTCTCGTGGGCGATGCTGAACTGGTACTTGCTCGTCGCCGGCGCCGTTGCGCTGGCCGTCCAGACGATTCTCGTCCCGACGGGTTGATGTGACGGCAGATTGGGACTGAGATCGAGGCTATCGGCGCGCGGCTGACCCGTTACGAGGACTGATACGACCGCGACCGCGAACAACAACCGCACCCACCGGAACAGCCACCGAGCCATAACGCTCCCCCTTTCGGAGTGGGCCTGAACGAACTGATCACGACAGACGCGCTCCACTGTACACCGCAAACGCGGTAGCCGACGGGACGTCGACTGCGGCTCCGTTTAGCTGAACGGTTTGGCGAGCTCGAGCAAGATCACCTGCAGCCGGACGTCCTCCCGCTTGGGACCGCGTCCCTGATCCACGCCCATCGTTCCCGCCAAGTAGCGGCCATCCGGGCTGAAATCGGAGGCGGCCACCAGGACGCGCTTGCCCACGTATTCCGCTGCCTCAGGGTCGTTGAAGCGCGTGAGCCGCTCTGTCCGCTTGCCACTCGAATCCATCATGTAGTACTCGCGTTGCACGGGTTGAGCGAACCAATCACCACGGGCGCGATCGAATCGATACCGCGAATCGCGGTTTGACATGTAGATAATCTGCCCATTGCGTGCAACCGCGCCATCCTCATCCCAGGAGCTCGGGGAGTTGGTCAGGTTCACGAAGCGCCCCGATGCTGCCTCCAGCACGTACAGGTCCATGCCATATTCGTGCTGGCCATCCAGATTACCGGCGACCAAGAGCCGCCGCGAGTCGACGAAGCCCATCGCGGTCACGT
The genomic region above belongs to Luteitalea sp. and contains:
- a CDS encoding PQQ-binding-like beta-propeller repeat protein gives rise to the protein MLADLDLGNVRRRLLLWANRNAFYYVLDRETGDYLHGTPFARQNWAVRLDQAGRPQVRPDARPSEQGPLVYPGVTGGTNWWSPSFSPETRLVYVPVLERPNLFFQDDAPWVQGELFLGGATQQVPHLPWYKAVRALDALDGALKWEYRLPEDDKGDMGGVLSTAGGLVFAGNNTIFYALDAHTGRELWSSSLGGRIIAAPVTFEVDGRQMVTIAAGQTLFTFSLPEQLP